Proteins from one Mus caroli chromosome 3, CAROLI_EIJ_v1.1, whole genome shotgun sequence genomic window:
- the LOC110291116 gene encoding LOW QUALITY PROTEIN: thyroid hormone receptor-associated protein 3-like (The sequence of the model RefSeq protein was modified relative to this genomic sequence to represent the inferred CDS: inserted 3 bases in 2 codons; deleted 1 base in 1 codon; substituted 3 bases at 3 genomic stop codons), giving the protein MSKTNKSKSGSRSSLSRSASRSRSRSSSKSRSRSRSVSLSRKRRLXSRSRSRSYSPAHNRERNHPREYQNXDLXGHNRGYRRPYYFHGRNRGFYPWGQYNXGSYGNYHSNFQNYQQAYSPRRGRSRSRSPKRRSPSPRSRSHSRNSDKSSSDRSRRSSSSRSSSNHSRVESSKRKSTKEKKSSSKDSRPPQATGDNQGGEAKEQTFSGGTSQDIKGSESSKPWPDATTYAGSASRASVSDLSPRERSPALKSPLQSVVVRRRSPRPSPVPKPSPPLSNASQMGSSMSGGAGYQSGAHQGQFDHGSGSLSXSKKSPVGKSPPATGSEYGSSQKEESAASEGAAYSKRYLEEQKTENGKDKEWKQTNANKEKLKEKGGFSDADVKMKSDSFAPKTDSEKPFRGSQSPKXYKLRDDFEKKMADFHKEEMDEXDKDKSKGRKEPEFDDEPKFMSKVIAGASKNQEEEKSGKWESLHAGKEKQRKAEEMEEEPFTERSRKEERGGSKRSESGHRGFVPEKNFRVTAYKAVQEKSSSPPPRKTSESRDKLGNKGDFSSGKSSFSITLKTQVNVRMDSFDEDLARPSGLLAQERKLCRDLVXSNKKEQEFRSIFQHIQSAQSQRSPSELFAQHIVTIVHHVKEHHFGSSGMTLHERFTKYLKRGNEXEAAKNKKSPEIHRRIDICPSTFRKHGLTHEELKSPREPGYKGEGKYKDDPVDLHLDSERRKNHKERDLKRGKSRESVDSRDSSHSRERSTEKTEKTHKGSKKQKKHHRARDRPRSSSSSSSQSSQSYKAEKYPEEAEEREESTSGFDKSRLGTKDFVGPNERGGRARGTFQFRARARGWGRGNYSGNNNNNSNNDFQTRSREEEWDPEYTPKSQKYYLHDDRESEGSDKWRSPGRGQGAFPXGRGRFMFQKSSTSPXWAHDKFSGEEGEIEDDESGTENREEKDSLRPSAE; this is encoded by the exons atgtcaaaaacaaacaaatccaagtCTGGATCTCGCTCTTCTCTCTCAAGATCTGCATCCAGATCTCGGTCTCGTTCGTCTTCAAAGTCTCGGTCCAGAAGCCGATCTGTCTCTCTTTCAAGGAAGCGCAGGCT TTCTAGGTCTCGTTCCAGATCATATTCTCCAGCTCATAACAGAGAAAGGAATCACCCCAGAGAGTATCAGAATTGAGATTTGTGAGGTCACAACAGAGGCTACAGGAGGCCGTATTACTTCCACGGGCGAAACCGAGGCTTTTATCCATGGGGCCAGTATAACTGAGGTAGCTATGGAAACTACCATTCCAATTTTCAGAACTACCAGCAAGCATACAGCCCTCGTCGGGGCCGTTCTAGATCCCGGTCCCCAAAGAGAAGGTCCCCTTCACCACGGTCCAGGAGCCATTCTAGGAACTCTGACAAGTCATCCTCTGACAGGTCAAGACGCTCCTCATCCTCCCGGTCGTCCTCCAACCACAGCAGAGTTGAGTCGTCTAAGCGAAAgtctacaaaagagaaaaagtccTCTTCCAAGGATAGCCGGCCACCTCAGGCAACTGGTGATAACCAGGGAGGTGAGGCTAAGGAGCAGACATTCTCT GGAGGCACCTCTCAAGATATAAAAGGGTCTGAGAGCTCAAAGCCATGGCCAGATGCCACCACCTATGCTGGTTCTGCATCACGGGCCTCGGTTTCTGATCTGAGTCCCCGGGAGAGAAGCCCAGCTCTCAAAAGCCCCCTCCAGTCTGTGGTGGTTAGGCGAAGGTCACCACGCCCTAGCCCTGTGCCAAAACCCAGTCCTCCACTTTCTAATGCATCCCAGATGGGCTCATCTATGTCAGGGGGTGCTGGATATCAGTCTGGAGCACACCAAGGTCAGTTCGACCATGGCTCTGGGTCTTTGAGTCNATCCAAAAAGAGCCCTGTGGGTAAGAGTCCACCAGCTACTGGCTCTGAATATGGTTCATCTCAGAAAGAGGAGAGTGCTGCTTCGGAAGGAGCAGCATATTCAAAAAGGTATCTGGaggagcagaagacagagaatgggaaggataaggagtggaaacaaacaaatgccaataaggagaagctgaaggagaaagGNGGCTTCTCTGATGCTGATGTCAAAATGAAATCCGATTCATTTGCTCCCAAGACGGACTCTGAGAAGCCCTTCCGAGGCAGCCAGTCGCCCAAAAGNTATAAGCTTCGGGATGACTTTGAGAAAAAGATGGCTGACTTCCACAAGGAGGAGATGGATGAGCANGATAAGGACAAAagtaagggaaggaaggaacccGAGTTTGATGATGAGCCCAAATTTATGTCTAAAGTCATAGCCGGTGCAAGCAAAaaccaggaggaggagaagtcagGCAAGTGGGAGAGCCTGCACGCAGGGAAGgaaaagcagaggaaggcagaggaaatggaggaggagccTTTCACAGAGAGATCCCGAAAGGAGGAGCGTGGAGGGTCCAAGAGGAGCGAAAGTGGGCACAGGGGCTTTGTGCCAGAAAAGAATTTCCGGGTGACTGCATACAAGGCGGTCCAGGAGAAAAGTTCATCCCCGCCCCCGAGGAAGACCTCTGAGAGCCGTGACAAGCTGGGAAACAAAGGAGACTTTTCCTCGGGGAAGTCTTCCTTTTCCATTACCCTGAAGACCCAAGTCAATGTCCGGATGGACTCCTTCGATGAGGACCTTGCACGACCTAGTGGTTTATTGGCTCAGGAACGAAAGCTCTGTCGGGATCTAGTCCANAGCAACAAAAAGGAGCAGGAATTCCGTTCCATTTTCCAGCACATACAGTCAGCTCAGTCTCAGCGTAGCCCCTCAGAATTGTTTGCTCAGCACATAGTGACCATTGTTCATCATGTTAAAGAGCATCactttggatcctctggaatgACATTGCATGAACGCTTTACTAAATACCTAAAGAGAGGAAATGAACANGAAGCagctaaaaataagaaaagcccAGAGATACACAGGAGGATAGACATTTGCCCCAGTACATTCAGAAAGCATGGTTTGACTCATGAGGAATTGAAAAGTCCACGGGAACCTGGCTACAAGGGTGAGGGAAAATACAAAGATGATCCTGTTGATCTTCACCTTGATAGTGAACGTCGTAAAAATCATAAGGAGAGAGATCTTAAGCGAGGTAAATCAAGAGAGTCAGTGGATTCCAGAGACTCTAGCCACTCAAGAGAAAGATCAactgaaaagacagagaaaacccACAAAGGatcaaagaagcagaagaagcaccACAGAGCAAGAGACCGGCccaggtcctcctcctcctcctcctcccagtcctcccagtCCTACAAAGCAGAGAAGTAccctgaggaggcagaagagagggaggagagcacCTCAGGTTTCGACAAATCCAGATTAGGGACCAAAGACTTCGTGGGTCCGAATGAAAGAGGCGGCAGAGCTCGGGGAACCTTTCAATTTCGTGCAAGAGCGAGAGGATGGGGCAGAGGAAACTATTCtggtaacaataacaacaacagcaacaatgatTTTCAAACGAGAAGCCGGGAAGAAGAATGGGATCCAGAGTACACGCCCAAGAGCCAGAAGTATTACCTGCATGACGACCGGGAAAGCGAGGGCAGCGACAAGTGGAGGAGCCCAGGCCGCGGCCAAGGAGCCTTTC GGGGGCGGGGCCGGTTCATGTTCCAGAAGTCCAGTACCAGCCCCAANTGGGCCCATGACAAGttcagtggggaggagggagagatagaaGACGATGAGAgtgggacagagaacagagaagaaaaggacagTTTACGGCCCTCAGCTGAGTAG